A section of the Candidatus Methylomirabilota bacterium genome encodes:
- a CDS encoding ABC transporter ATP-binding protein — translation MSTASGARVRIEGVGKAFGVDGRATPALMDVSLEVQAGELLCLLGPSGCGKSTLLNIVAGFLPPTRGRVLVDGTPVTGPGPERGVVFQEYVLFPWLTVAQNVEFGPRLAGASPARRREIAARYLAMVGLAEHAAKFPAQLSGGMKQRVAIARALANGPSIVLMDEPFGALDAQTREVMQEELSRIQRVEHKTIVFVTHSIREAVYLADRVVVLTRAPGRVKDVFAIELPGPRDRFAPEFTRYESEITRVVKEEVAKVHE, via the coding sequence ATGAGCACGGCGAGCGGCGCGCGGGTGCGCATCGAGGGCGTCGGGAAGGCGTTCGGCGTGGACGGACGCGCGACGCCGGCGCTCATGGACGTGAGCCTCGAGGTCCAGGCGGGCGAGCTCCTGTGCCTGCTCGGGCCCTCGGGCTGCGGCAAGTCCACGCTCCTCAACATCGTTGCGGGCTTCCTGCCGCCGACGCGGGGCCGCGTGCTGGTGGACGGCACGCCGGTCACGGGCCCCGGCCCCGAGCGCGGCGTCGTCTTCCAGGAGTACGTGCTCTTCCCGTGGCTCACGGTGGCGCAGAACGTCGAGTTCGGGCCGCGGCTCGCGGGCGCGTCGCCGGCGCGCCGCCGGGAGATCGCGGCGCGCTACCTCGCGATGGTCGGGCTCGCGGAGCACGCGGCGAAGTTCCCCGCGCAGCTCTCGGGCGGGATGAAGCAGCGGGTCGCGATCGCGCGGGCCCTCGCGAACGGCCCGTCCATCGTCCTCATGGACGAGCCCTTCGGGGCGCTCGACGCCCAGACGCGCGAGGTGATGCAGGAGGAGCTCTCCCGGATCCAGCGGGTCGAGCACAAGACGATCGTCTTCGTGACCCACTCGATCCGCGAGGCGGTGTACCTCGCCGACCGCGTCGTGGTGCTGACCCGCGCGCCCGGCCGGGTGAAGGACGTGTTCGCGATCGAGCTGCCCGGCCCGCGCGACCGCTTCGCGCCCGAGTTCACGCGCTACGAGAGCGAGATCACGCGCGTGGTGAAGGAAGAGGTCGCCAAGGTTCACGAATGA
- a CDS encoding ABC transporter substrate-binding protein, whose protein sequence is MRYVTVVLALLLLLAGSSGVAAQGRLELTEVDAWLVRDAQMSSQFAVADALGYFKEQGIKVNPRWYIAGTDLPSMWGAGNIHLGTATATMLVPIAAAGQAIYNIAPQSDIAGTQQLVLGKRGQELVRAPKDLEKLKIGMPKGASVTMAIQEMAKDTGVDFAKIQFVNLAPPDAVTALAKGDIDAMACWAPWVFSAVKNGGKVYFTGNRSFIPGKEGQVDWLLVHAGVVVSGKMLKENPNTLKAILRALAKATNTINTDREAAVKIVAREMKMEEGLARDIMALNVYSMEMTPKIAKGMSEFVDFLYSLQRIPHKVAPESLFYTKLLKEVDPKLVKWEAKSGETQR, encoded by the coding sequence ATGCGATACGTGACCGTCGTGCTGGCGCTGCTGCTTCTCCTCGCGGGCTCGTCCGGCGTCGCCGCGCAGGGCCGGCTCGAGTTGACCGAAGTGGACGCCTGGCTCGTGCGCGACGCCCAGATGTCCTCGCAGTTCGCCGTCGCCGACGCGCTCGGGTACTTCAAGGAGCAGGGGATCAAGGTCAACCCGCGCTGGTACATCGCCGGCACCGACCTGCCGTCCATGTGGGGCGCCGGCAACATCCACCTGGGGACGGCGACCGCCACGATGCTGGTGCCGATCGCGGCCGCCGGGCAGGCCATCTACAACATCGCCCCCCAGAGCGACATCGCGGGCACCCAGCAGCTCGTCCTCGGCAAGCGCGGCCAGGAGCTCGTGCGCGCGCCGAAGGACCTCGAGAAGCTGAAGATCGGGATGCCGAAGGGCGCGTCCGTCACGATGGCCATCCAGGAGATGGCGAAGGATACCGGCGTGGACTTCGCGAAGATCCAGTTCGTGAACCTGGCGCCCCCCGACGCGGTCACCGCGCTCGCCAAGGGCGACATCGACGCGATGGCGTGCTGGGCGCCGTGGGTGTTCAGCGCGGTCAAGAACGGCGGCAAGGTCTACTTTACCGGCAACCGGAGCTTCATCCCCGGCAAGGAGGGCCAGGTGGACTGGCTCCTCGTCCACGCGGGCGTGGTCGTGAGCGGCAAGATGCTCAAGGAGAATCCGAACACGCTGAAGGCCATCCTCAGGGCGCTCGCGAAGGCGACGAACACGATCAACACCGACCGCGAGGCGGCGGTCAAGATCGTGGCGCGCGAGATGAAGATGGAGGAGGGCCTCGCGCGCGACATCATGGCGCTCAACGTCTACTCGATGGAGATGACGCCCAAGATCGCGAAGGGCATGAGCGAGTTCGTCGACTTCCTCTACTCGCTCCAGCGGATTCCACACAAGGTCGCGCCCGAGAGCCTCTTCTACACGAAGCTCCTCAAGGAGGTGGACCCGAAGCTCGTGAAGTGGGAGGCGAAGTCCGGGGAGACGCAGAGGTGA
- a CDS encoding N-6 DNA methylase, producing MVRSEHTSGAQETLWAEEDTPLTSRRVDRTKGIDQPAREPFHPPATPSETFAKIRNFLAGRHVGATRDSALLDQVLLCLFAKLYLNQIGVNGSATESLRDRYTAALRKLKGLLPDSLPHVTLTLDVDSLRFVDVHLELLDLQRNGADLVGDAYQCFCGSEMRGQEGQFFTPVVAINLLVKVIDPQPGERIIDPAAGAGGFLFAAANHLLSKGAKRYHVAQSLFGIEKDDHLARLARIRLSLVTLQRSRVVAGDSLAWSTGDPDAFMVRMRSGDFDVVLTNPPFGTKIVSASDAVRKQFALAHRWAMHAGNDRLEPSDELMPSTPPQVLFVERCLSLVRPGGRVGMVVPESILSGKNYRSVVEFITRAAKINAVIGMPEALFKTSGKGGTHTKTALICLEKVSAKPRKPHAIFMAEAQWCGHDSRGRKVPKDDTVAIIAQMKAWQQSKTLQPSAGGYIVDSGNLRPGILAPRAYDPGIQPLLRDLEGSHQLVRFGDLASAGALSITTGDEVGKLAYGTGDVPFVRTSDLSNWEIKVDPKHAVSREVYESLREKQDVQPGDILMVRDGTYLIGTCAIVTKYDTEVVLQSHIYKIRVHSNPLFDPHILLAVLSSPLVQRQIKSHSQTQDIINSLGDRINDLILPIPRDELVRQEISQQVRQVIEDRVEARELSREVMEAVGRPRAFPTQSK from the coding sequence ATGGTGCGAAGCGAGCACACGTCCGGCGCGCAGGAGACCCTGTGGGCAGAGGAGGATACGCCTTTGACGTCGCGCCGGGTCGATCGCACTAAGGGCATCGATCAACCTGCCCGAGAACCATTCCATCCGCCGGCAACGCCTTCAGAGACGTTCGCGAAGATCCGCAATTTCCTCGCGGGTCGTCACGTCGGTGCCACACGTGACAGCGCCCTCCTCGACCAAGTCCTGCTGTGTTTGTTTGCCAAGCTCTATCTCAATCAAATCGGCGTCAATGGCTCGGCGACCGAATCGCTACGGGATCGATACACCGCGGCGTTGCGCAAGCTAAAGGGTCTTTTGCCCGATTCGCTTCCTCACGTCACGTTGACGCTTGACGTCGATTCACTGCGTTTTGTGGATGTCCATCTTGAGCTACTTGACCTGCAGAGGAACGGTGCCGATCTCGTCGGCGACGCGTATCAGTGCTTTTGCGGCTCTGAAATGCGGGGCCAGGAGGGGCAATTCTTCACGCCAGTCGTGGCAATCAACCTACTCGTCAAGGTCATAGACCCGCAGCCGGGAGAACGGATTATTGATCCGGCGGCTGGGGCCGGGGGGTTTCTCTTTGCAGCCGCGAACCACCTACTCTCTAAGGGAGCCAAGCGGTACCATGTGGCCCAATCACTGTTTGGCATTGAGAAGGACGACCACCTGGCGCGGCTTGCCAGAATTCGTCTGTCGTTGGTTACGCTGCAGCGGTCAAGAGTGGTGGCCGGTGACTCGCTCGCTTGGTCGACCGGAGATCCAGACGCATTTATGGTGCGGATGCGATCAGGAGATTTCGATGTTGTTCTCACCAATCCGCCATTCGGGACAAAGATCGTTTCGGCTTCGGATGCCGTGCGAAAGCAATTCGCGTTAGCTCATCGGTGGGCGATGCACGCAGGCAATGATCGGCTAGAACCGAGTGATGAATTGATGCCTAGCACGCCACCACAGGTTTTATTTGTGGAGCGCTGTTTGTCGCTCGTTCGTCCTGGCGGACGTGTCGGCATGGTGGTTCCCGAAAGCATCCTGTCCGGGAAGAATTATCGCAGCGTTGTGGAATTTATCACCCGTGCCGCGAAGATCAATGCAGTGATCGGGATGCCTGAGGCACTGTTTAAGACGTCCGGAAAGGGCGGCACGCATACAAAGACGGCGCTGATCTGCCTCGAAAAAGTCAGCGCGAAGCCCCGAAAACCCCACGCGATTTTCATGGCTGAAGCCCAGTGGTGTGGCCACGATAGTCGCGGTCGCAAGGTGCCCAAGGATGACACCGTCGCGATCATTGCTCAGATGAAAGCCTGGCAACAGTCAAAGACGCTCCAGCCCAGCGCTGGCGGCTACATTGTCGATTCTGGCAATTTGCGACCCGGCATTTTGGCGCCGCGCGCTTATGACCCTGGTATCCAACCCTTGCTTAGGGATCTCGAGGGATCACATCAACTCGTCCGCTTCGGCGACCTGGCCTCGGCAGGTGCCCTCTCAATAACGACCGGTGATGAGGTCGGCAAGCTCGCGTATGGAACCGGGGACGTGCCCTTTGTTCGAACCTCCGACTTATCGAATTGGGAGATCAAAGTCGATCCCAAGCATGCGGTGAGTCGCGAAGTCTACGAAAGCCTAAGGGAAAAGCAAGACGTTCAACCCGGTGACATACTAATGGTGCGGGACGGCACATACCTGATCGGGACCTGTGCGATCGTGACGAAGTACGACACTGAGGTGGTGCTTCAGAGCCATATCTATAAGATTCGCGTACATTCAAACCCGTTGTTTGATCCCCACATCCTCCTCGCTGTATTGTCGTCGCCGCTTGTGCAGCGGCAGATCAAGTCACATTCTCAAACTCAGGACATCATCAATTCATTGGGGGACCGAATTAACGATTTGATCCTGCCGATCCCTCGGGACGAGTTGGTGCGCCAGGAGATTTCCCAACAGGTACGGCAGGTGATTGAAGATCGGGTGGAAGCACGAGAACTATCCCGCGAAGTGATGGAGGCGGTTGGACGACCTCGGGCTTTTCCGACTCAGTCTAAGTAG
- a CDS encoding ABC transporter permease — MIRVLALVAAFIVWAAVAYGNRAVELVIPALLPTPGDVVAVGVALARDGSLAKDVLVSSGRIVAGFALAAAAALGLGVLVALWTPARLALEPVVEFVRPIPPLAFLPMFLVWFGLGETSKIAFIAYTTFFPMFVGIAASLLRVDVMLLRAAASLGATRRDLVRRVVLPGALPGIVVALRLGFGLAIFVIVGAEFMGADAGLGNLIMEGRTFFNPAQIVMGALLLGVLGSLVNALLVALERRALRWRAQG, encoded by the coding sequence ATGATCCGCGTCCTGGCGCTCGTCGCGGCGTTCATCGTCTGGGCCGCGGTTGCCTACGGGAACCGCGCCGTCGAGCTCGTGATCCCGGCGCTCCTGCCGACGCCCGGCGACGTCGTCGCCGTCGGCGTGGCGCTCGCGCGGGACGGGTCGCTCGCGAAGGACGTGCTGGTGTCGTCGGGGCGCATCGTCGCGGGGTTCGCCCTCGCGGCGGCCGCGGCGCTCGGCCTCGGCGTGCTCGTGGCGCTCTGGACGCCCGCGCGGCTCGCCCTCGAGCCCGTCGTCGAGTTCGTGCGGCCGATCCCGCCGCTCGCGTTCCTGCCGATGTTCCTCGTCTGGTTCGGGCTCGGCGAGACGTCGAAGATCGCCTTCATCGCGTACACGACCTTCTTCCCGATGTTCGTCGGGATCGCCGCGAGCCTCTTGCGCGTGGACGTGATGCTGCTCCGCGCCGCCGCGAGCCTCGGCGCGACGCGGCGGGACCTCGTGCGGCGCGTCGTGCTGCCGGGGGCGCTGCCCGGGATCGTCGTTGCCCTGCGCCTCGGCTTCGGCCTCGCGATCTTCGTGATCGTCGGCGCCGAGTTCATGGGCGCCGACGCCGGTCTCGGGAATCTCATCATGGAGGGGCGGACCTTCTTCAATCCGGCCCAGATCGTCATGGGGGCCCTGCTCCTCGGGGTCCTCGGCTCGCTCGTCAACGCCCTGCTCGTCGCCCTCGAGCGGCGCGCGCTCCGGTGGCGCGCGCAGGGCTGA
- a CDS encoding xanthine dehydrogenase family protein molybdopterin-binding subunit, producing MAKAVALDTPLRLVGRALPRHDARDKVAAATAYAADWAMPGMLHAAVLRSPYPSARIVKLETAGAARMPGVAVVLTAKDVPRNTLSTDVPGQTTSVGPLRATLHVLAHERVRHQGEPVALVAAETLEQARAAAEAIEVEYEALPGVFSPEAALAPGAPRVHEAGNLLAHWRIARGDLAAAFACAAVVVEGDYATQLVDAAYLEPEAGVAWIDADGVITIRVSTQVIEHFRDVAEALQVPQNRVRVIGAYLGGGFGGKEDVTVEVYLGLLALKTGRPVKMVWTRAESLLARAKRHPYRMRYRTGALASGEIVAQRIELLADAGAYAYLSALVLLYSTVTAAGPYRVPAIEVEARAVYTNNVPTSAMRGFGAMQTVFAYESQLDRLARELRLDPVAVRRVNALRRGDRLPVGQVVETHVALPELAERAWAALGAPTPPRAPHVRVGRGLACNFQPYGRIVWLHDWASAWVGFEMDGSLVVRCGVPDVGGGQASSLAQIAAEVLGVDFDRVAVHIADSALTPLAGTTTASRQLYMSGNAVLKAARELRAQILAVAAPLLGVVDATTLDIADGAVVARDGRTLELAEVLRQCARAGVPRSHLAVYHAPAGEPVDLATGSGKVFPDYTFGAHAAEVEVDTETGAVRVLKYAAAHDVGRAINPQSVEGQIQGGAVQGLGYGLMEEVIADEGINLTTSFASYLIPSAADVPDVEPIVVESGEGLGPFGARGIGEPPIGPPAAAVANAIADATGARVTRLPLTAERVAAALGLLSA from the coding sequence GTGGCTAAGGCCGTCGCGCTCGACACGCCGCTGCGCCTCGTCGGCCGCGCGCTCCCGCGCCACGACGCGCGGGACAAGGTGGCCGCGGCCACCGCCTACGCGGCGGACTGGGCGATGCCCGGGATGCTGCACGCCGCGGTGCTCCGGTCGCCCTATCCCTCGGCGCGTATCGTGAAGCTCGAGACCGCGGGTGCGGCGCGGATGCCGGGCGTCGCCGTCGTCCTGACGGCCAAGGACGTCCCGCGCAACACGCTCTCCACCGACGTGCCGGGGCAGACGACGTCGGTGGGGCCGCTCCGCGCCACGCTGCACGTGCTCGCCCACGAGCGCGTGCGCCACCAGGGCGAGCCGGTCGCGCTCGTCGCGGCGGAGACGCTCGAGCAGGCGCGCGCCGCCGCCGAGGCGATCGAGGTCGAGTACGAGGCGCTGCCCGGTGTGTTCAGTCCGGAGGCGGCCCTGGCACCAGGCGCGCCGCGCGTCCACGAGGCCGGCAACCTGCTCGCCCACTGGCGGATCGCGCGCGGCGACCTCGCGGCGGCGTTTGCGTGCGCCGCGGTCGTCGTCGAGGGCGACTACGCGACGCAGCTCGTGGACGCGGCGTACCTCGAGCCCGAGGCGGGCGTGGCGTGGATCGACGCCGACGGCGTCATCACGATCCGCGTGTCGACGCAGGTGATCGAGCACTTCCGCGACGTCGCCGAGGCGCTCCAGGTCCCGCAGAACCGCGTCCGCGTGATCGGCGCCTACCTCGGCGGCGGCTTCGGCGGCAAGGAGGACGTCACGGTCGAGGTGTACCTGGGGCTCCTCGCGCTCAAGACCGGCCGGCCCGTGAAGATGGTCTGGACGCGCGCGGAGTCGCTGCTGGCGCGCGCCAAGCGCCACCCCTATCGCATGCGCTACCGCACGGGCGCGCTCGCCTCGGGCGAGATCGTCGCCCAGCGGATCGAGCTGCTCGCCGACGCGGGCGCCTATGCTTATCTCTCCGCGCTCGTGCTGCTCTACTCGACGGTCACGGCCGCCGGGCCCTACCGTGTCCCGGCGATCGAGGTGGAGGCGCGCGCCGTGTACACCAACAACGTGCCGACCAGCGCGATGCGCGGCTTCGGCGCGATGCAGACCGTGTTCGCCTACGAGTCGCAGCTGGACCGGCTCGCCCGCGAGCTCCGCCTCGATCCCGTCGCGGTGCGCCGCGTGAACGCGCTCCGGCGCGGCGACCGCCTGCCGGTGGGCCAGGTCGTCGAGACCCACGTCGCGCTGCCGGAGCTGGCCGAGCGCGCCTGGGCGGCGCTCGGCGCGCCGACGCCGCCGCGGGCGCCGCACGTCAGGGTCGGGAGGGGCCTCGCCTGCAACTTCCAGCCCTATGGCCGCATCGTCTGGCTCCACGACTGGGCGAGCGCGTGGGTGGGCTTCGAGATGGACGGGAGCCTCGTCGTGCGGTGCGGCGTGCCGGACGTCGGCGGCGGCCAGGCGTCCTCGCTCGCCCAGATCGCCGCCGAGGTGCTCGGCGTGGACTTCGACCGCGTCGCCGTGCACATCGCCGACAGCGCGCTGACGCCTCTCGCCGGCACGACCACGGCCAGCCGCCAGCTCTACATGTCGGGCAACGCCGTCCTCAAGGCGGCGCGCGAGCTGCGCGCTCAGATCCTCGCCGTCGCCGCGCCGCTCCTCGGCGTCGTCGACGCCACCACGCTCGACATCGCCGACGGCGCCGTCGTCGCGCGCGACGGGCGGACGCTCGAGCTCGCCGAGGTGCTCAGGCAGTGCGCGAGGGCCGGCGTGCCGCGGAGCCACCTGGCCGTCTACCACGCGCCGGCCGGCGAGCCGGTGGATCTCGCGACCGGCTCGGGCAAGGTCTTCCCCGACTACACCTTCGGCGCCCACGCGGCCGAGGTCGAGGTGGACACGGAGACGGGCGCGGTGCGCGTGCTGAAGTACGCCGCGGCCCACGACGTCGGCCGCGCCATCAATCCCCAGTCGGTCGAGGGCCAGATCCAGGGCGGCGCCGTGCAGGGGCTCGGCTACGGGCTCATGGAGGAGGTGATCGCGGACGAGGGCATCAACCTGACGACCTCGTTCGCCTCGTACCTGATCCCGAGCGCGGCCGACGTCCCCGACGTGGAGCCGATCGTCGTCGAGTCCGGCGAGGGCCTCGGCCCCTTCGGCGCGCGCGGGATCGGCGAGCCCCCGATCGGCCCGCCGGCCGCGGCGGTCGCCAACGCCATCGCCGACGCGACGGGCGCGCGCGTGACCCGGCTACCGCTCACCGCGGAGCGCGTCGCCGCGGCGCTCGGGCTCCTGTCGGCCTAG
- a CDS encoding amidohydrolase family protein, translated as MLDLVIRGGEVVTPQGVGKWDVAVQGERIAAVALPDVRQEAGRVIDATGKIVVPGGVEPHTHLAHFISMHPEDNLHTLGPEDDTRGMVFGGTTTHVDFCFVRPGIDIQQAIETRAARWKGNAYADYSFHVALQGQLPIKLFDQIPEAIQAGFPSFKVFTVEVLPPHPKRHPYRLDFGRIQLAMEKVAPHGGIMAVHAEDHDIVQFMYEKFREEKQTDGWLLPLVHNKLSELLAFRRTIQLAAATGAGVYFVHTSAREGVEAVAEARAQGLPIYAETLHHYACFTAEDYKTPRGFCYHTYPSLKYPEDQAALWNGLVRDGVSTTATDEFPTSLELKLRGQDLENVTGGNLGAEARMGIVFSEGVMKRRMSLPRFAEVTSTNAARIFGLYPQKGVIAPGSDADLVLIDPAIKKTLAREDFHVSDYSPWEGWAVQGWPVTTILRGKVVVENGRLLGDTRDGKLVRRKIGLEVLRRPSC; from the coding sequence ATGCTCGATCTCGTGATTCGCGGCGGCGAGGTGGTGACGCCGCAGGGCGTCGGCAAGTGGGACGTGGCCGTCCAGGGCGAGCGCATCGCCGCCGTCGCCCTGCCCGACGTGCGGCAGGAGGCCGGCCGGGTCATCGACGCGACGGGGAAGATCGTCGTCCCCGGCGGCGTCGAGCCCCACACGCACCTCGCCCACTTCATCTCGATGCACCCGGAGGACAACCTCCACACGCTCGGCCCCGAGGACGATACACGCGGCATGGTCTTCGGCGGCACGACGACCCACGTGGACTTCTGCTTCGTCCGTCCCGGCATCGACATCCAGCAGGCGATCGAGACGCGGGCGGCGCGCTGGAAGGGCAACGCGTACGCGGACTACTCCTTCCACGTGGCACTCCAGGGCCAGCTCCCGATCAAGCTCTTCGATCAGATCCCCGAGGCGATCCAGGCCGGCTTCCCGAGCTTCAAGGTGTTCACGGTCGAGGTGCTGCCGCCGCATCCCAAGCGCCATCCCTACCGGCTCGACTTCGGTCGGATCCAGCTCGCGATGGAGAAGGTCGCGCCCCACGGCGGCATCATGGCCGTCCACGCCGAGGACCACGACATCGTGCAGTTCATGTACGAGAAGTTCCGCGAGGAGAAGCAGACCGACGGCTGGCTCCTCCCGCTCGTCCACAACAAGCTCTCGGAGCTGCTCGCGTTCCGGCGCACGATCCAGCTCGCCGCGGCCACGGGCGCGGGCGTCTACTTCGTCCACACCTCGGCGCGGGAGGGCGTCGAGGCCGTGGCCGAGGCGCGCGCGCAGGGGCTCCCGATCTACGCGGAGACGCTCCACCACTACGCCTGCTTCACCGCCGAGGACTACAAGACGCCGCGCGGCTTCTGCTATCACACGTATCCCTCGCTCAAGTATCCCGAGGACCAGGCGGCGCTCTGGAACGGCCTCGTGCGGGACGGCGTCTCGACGACGGCCACCGACGAGTTCCCGACCTCGCTCGAGCTGAAGCTCCGCGGCCAGGACCTCGAGAACGTGACCGGCGGCAACCTCGGCGCCGAGGCGCGGATGGGGATCGTCTTCTCCGAGGGCGTGATGAAGCGGCGGATGTCGCTCCCGCGCTTCGCCGAGGTGACGTCCACCAACGCGGCGCGGATCTTCGGCCTCTACCCACAGAAGGGCGTCATCGCGCCCGGCAGCGACGCCGACCTCGTGCTGATCGATCCGGCGATCAAGAAGACGCTCGCGCGTGAGGACTTCCACGTGAGCGACTACAGCCCGTGGGAAGGCTGGGCGGTGCAGGGCTGGCCCGTCACCACGATCCTGCGCGGCAAGGTCGTCGTGGAGAACGGCCGCCTCCTCGGCGACACGCGCGACGGCAAGCTCGTCCGGCGCAAGATCGGCCTCGAGGTCCTGCGCCGGCCGTCGTGCTGA
- a CDS encoding ABC transporter permease: MSTLADLVQWGLRGASRSPRRALALRLSAVLAFLALWSAASGLVVVFKLFNPIFLAGPWLVLGKVRELALSGELWGHVAATLERVAVGFTTAAVLALALGLPAGRWRAVRNLLEPVVEILRPIPPLAMLPLFIVWVGIGEPSKIAFITYATFFPMFLTTVHAVQQVDPLLLRAASSLGARGAPLFFRVVLPAALPEIVTGLRLGVALSFFVIVISEFIGAEQGLGYLINDGRNFFLVPQMLGAAIVLGLLGYAGNALVVLLARRWLRWERPSAA, from the coding sequence GTGAGCACGTTGGCCGACCTGGTCCAATGGGGGTTGCGCGGAGCGTCGCGGTCTCCGCGGCGCGCCCTCGCGCTGCGCCTCTCCGCCGTGCTCGCGTTCCTCGCGCTGTGGAGCGCCGCCTCGGGGCTCGTCGTCGTTTTCAAGCTCTTCAACCCGATCTTCCTCGCGGGGCCGTGGCTCGTGCTGGGGAAGGTGCGGGAGCTCGCGCTGAGCGGCGAGCTCTGGGGCCACGTCGCGGCCACGCTCGAGCGCGTCGCCGTCGGCTTCACGACGGCCGCCGTCCTGGCGCTGGCGCTCGGCCTCCCGGCCGGGCGGTGGCGCGCGGTCCGGAACCTCCTCGAGCCGGTCGTCGAGATCCTGCGGCCGATCCCGCCGCTCGCGATGCTTCCGCTCTTCATCGTGTGGGTCGGCATCGGCGAGCCGTCGAAGATCGCCTTCATCACCTACGCGACGTTCTTCCCGATGTTCCTGACGACGGTCCACGCCGTCCAGCAGGTGGACCCGCTCCTCCTGCGCGCGGCCTCGAGCCTCGGCGCCCGGGGCGCGCCCCTCTTCTTCAGGGTCGTGCTGCCGGCGGCGCTGCCCGAGATCGTCACCGGACTCCGCCTCGGCGTCGCGCTCTCGTTCTTCGTCATCGTCATCTCGGAGTTCATCGGCGCCGAGCAGGGGCTCGGGTACCTGATCAACGACGGCCGGAACTTCTTCCTCGTCCCGCAGATGCTCGGCGCGGCGATCGTGCTCGGGCTCCTCGGCTACGCGGGGAACGCGCTCGTCGTGCTCCTCGCGCGCCGCTGGCTCCGCTGGGAGCGGCCGTCGGCGGCATGA